The genomic segment GACGCCGCAGCCCTCGGCTTCCTCGGCATGGGCGCGCAGCCGCCGACGCCGGAATGGGGCACGATGCTCGCTGAGGCGCGCGAGTTCATCCTCAGGGCCTGGTGGGTCGTCACCTTTCCCGGCCTCGCGATCCTCGCCACCGTGCTCGCCATCAACCTGATGGGCGACGGCATGCGCGATGCGCTCGATCCCAAGCTGAAGAGGTCGTGATGGCACTTCTGGAGATCGAGAACCTGACCGTCGATTTCGAGACCGCCATGGGCCGCCTGCGCGCCGTGGACGGCGTCTCCCTCGCCGTCGACGAGGGCGAGATCCTGGGCATCGTCGGCGAATCGGGCTCCGGCAAGTCGGTCTCCATGCTGGCAGCCATGGGGCTCCTGCCCTGGACGGCGACGGTGACCGCCGACCGGCTCGCCTTTGCCGGCCGCGACCTCCTCACAATGTCCGCGCGCGACCGCCGGCAGATCGTCGGGCGCGACCTCGCCATGATCTTCCAGGAGCCGATGACGAGCCTCAACCCCTGCTTCACCGTCGGCTTCCAGCTCACCGAGGCGCTGAAGGCGCATACCGGGCTGAAGCGGGCGGAACGCCGCGACCGCGCGGTGGAGCTCCTGCGGCTCGTCGGCATCCCGAAGCCCGAGGGCAGGCTTTCCTCATTCCCCCACCAGCTCTCCGGCGGCATGAACCAGCGCGTCATGATCGCCATGGCCATCTCGTGCAATCCGAAGCTCCTGATCGCGGACGAGCCGACCACCGCGCTCGACGTGACCATCCAGGCGCAGATCCTGGAGCTGCTCGTGCGCCTGCAAAGGGAGACCGGCATGGCCATGGTGCTCATCACCCACGATATGGGCGTGGTCGCGGAGACGGCGGAGCGCGTGAACGTGCAATATGCCGGCCAGAAGGTGGAGGAGCAGACGGTGGAGGGCCTGTTCGCCGATCCCCATCACCCCTATACGGCGGCGCTGCTCGCGGCCCTGCCGGAGCGCGCCCATGCGCGCCACCTGCCCTCGATCCCCGGCGTCGTGCCGGGCCTGATCGACCGGCCGCGGGGCTGCCTGTTCAGCCCGCGCTGCCGGTTCGCCACCGCCCATTGCCGCGACGTCGCCCCGGTCGAGGCCGCCGCGGCGATGGGCCGGGCGCTGTGTCACTATCCGCTGAAGAACGGCGAGCCGCAGGGCCATCCGGGCCCCGTTCCCGCCGGGGAGGCGAGGGCATGACGGGAAGCGCGGATGCGGTGCTGAGGGCCGACGGCCTGACCCGCGACTACGAGGTCTCGCGCGGGGCCTTCCACAAGCCGGCCTTCCTGAAGGCCGTGGCTGGCACCTCTTTCACCCTGTCGCGCGGCCGCACGCTCGCCGTTGTCGGCGAATCGGGCTGCGGGAAGTCGACGCTCGCGCGCATGGTCACCATGATCGAGCCGCCGAGTTCGGGCCGGCTGGAAATCGCGGGGCTCGACGTGGCCTCGGCGGACGCCGAAGCCCGCCGCACGCTGCGCACGAAGGTCCAGATCGTGTTCCAGAACCCTTATGGCTCGCTCAATCCGCGCCAGCGTATCGGGGCGGCGCTGGAGGAGCCGCTGCTCGTCAATACGCGGCTGCCGGGCCGGGAGCGGCGCGAGCGCGCGCAGGCCATGATGGAGCAGGTGGGCCTGAGACCGGAGCATTACGACCGCTATCCGCACATGTTCTCCGGCGGCCAGCGCCAGCGCATCGCCATCGCGCGCGCGCTCATGCTCGATCCGGAGATCCTCGTTCTCGACGAGCCGGTCTCCGCCCTCGACGTGTCGATCCAGGCGCAGGTGCTCAACATCCTGGTCGATCTGCAGGAGACGCTGGGGCTAGCCTATATGTTCATCAGCCATGACCTGTCCGTCGTCCGCCATATCGCCGACGAACTGATGGTAATGTATCTCGGCCGCCCGGTTGAGCAGGGCCCGCGCGAGGAGATCTTTTCCGAGCCCCGCCACCCCTATACGCAGGCGCTCCTGTCGGCGACGCCGGTTGCCGAGCCGGGCCATTCAAGGCAGCGCATCGTGCTGAGGGGCGAACTGCCCTCGCCTATCGACCCGCCGCCGGGCTGCGCCTTCCATCCGCGCTGCCCGCTGGCCTTCGACCGCTGCCGCGTGGAGCGCCCGGAGCTCAAGCCTGCAAGGGGCGTCCATGCCGCCTGCCATGCCGTCGAGGAAGCGCTGGCCGCCGGCCGGCCCATCCCGAAGGCGACGGGGGCCGGGGCCGAAGCCGAAACGAGCTGAGCAAGGCGTCCTTGACCGGGCCCGGCCCAGGGTCGACAACCGGGTTCGGGTCGGCCGGAGGGATCCGGCGCGACGGACGAGGGGGAACGATGCACGATATTGCGCTCAAGATCGCCCTGATCGGCGTGGCGGGCATGGCGGCCCAGTGGCTTGCCTGGCGGCTGCGCCTGCCGGCCATCGTGCTCCTGCTGGCGGCCGGCTTCATCGCCGGGCCGGCAACGGGCTTCGTCAATCCGGCGGAGGATTTCGGCGACATCTACCGGCCGCTCGTGTCGCTGGCCGTCGCCATCATCCTGTTCGAGGGCGGGCTGACGCTGAACGTCAAGGAGATCCGCGAGACCTCGACCGCCGTCAGGCGGATCGTCATGATCGGCGGACCGCTGGTCTGGGTCCTCACCGCGCTGTCGGCGCATTATCTGGGCGCGCTGTCCTGGCCGACGGCAGTGGTGCTCGGGGCGATCCTCGTGGTCACGGGGCCGACCGTGATCTCGCCGCTCCTGCGCCAGGCCCGGCTCGACGCCAGACCCGCCTCGCTGCTCAAGTGGGAGGCGATCGTCAACGACCCGATCGGCGCGCTCCTCGCGGTCATCTCCTTCGAGATCATCCTGGTGCTGATCGGCCAGCATCAGGGCGGCAGCCTCGCCTATGTGGTCGTGGCCGCCTTCCTGTTCGCCGTCATCGGGGGCTATCTCGCGGCCAGGCTCATCCAGTGGGCGTTCATGAACGGGCATGTGCCGGAGTTCCTCAAGGCGCCGCTCCTGCTCGTGGCGATCCTGCTTGCCTACGCGCTCACCAATCTAGTGCTGGAGGAGGCCGGCCTTCTGACCGTCACCGTCATGGGCATCGTGCTCGGCAATACCCGGATCGCGAGCCTTGCGGAAATGCAGCGCTTCAAGGAGACCATCACGGTCTTCCTCGTCTCCGGCATCTTCATCCTGCTGACGGCCTCGCTGACCCCGGACGATTTCAGGATGCTCGACCTGCATGCGGCGCTGTTTGTCGCCTCCGTGCTCTTCGTCGTGCGCCCGCTTGCCATCATGGTCGCCACCGCGGGGTCCGGCGCGACAATGGCGGAGCGCATCCTGACGAGCTGGATCGCGCCGCGCGGCGTCGTCGCCGTCGCCGTGTCCGGCCTCTTCGGGGCCGCGCTCGCCGATGCGGGCATCGCGGATGCAAACCGCATGGTCGCCTTCACCTTCGCCGTGGTCGTCGCCACCATCGTCCTGCACGGCTTCACGCTCGGCCCGCTCTCCGCCCTCCTCAAGCTGAAGAGCACGGAGAAGCCCGGCCTGCTCATCGTCGGCGGCGCGCGCTGGACCATAGACCTCGCCAGCAAGCTGAAGTCGCTCGAGGTGCCCGTGATGATCGCCGATCCCAACTGGAACCACATCGCCGAGGCCCGGCTCGC from the Kaustia mangrovi genome contains:
- a CDS encoding cation:proton antiporter, with protein sequence MHDIALKIALIGVAGMAAQWLAWRLRLPAIVLLLAAGFIAGPATGFVNPAEDFGDIYRPLVSLAVAIILFEGGLTLNVKEIRETSTAVRRIVMIGGPLVWVLTALSAHYLGALSWPTAVVLGAILVVTGPTVISPLLRQARLDARPASLLKWEAIVNDPIGALLAVISFEIILVLIGQHQGGSLAYVVVAAFLFAVIGGYLAARLIQWAFMNGHVPEFLKAPLLLVAILLAYALTNLVLEEAGLLTVTVMGIVLGNTRIASLAEMQRFKETITVFLVSGIFILLTASLTPDDFRMLDLHAALFVASVLFVVRPLAIMVATAGSGATMAERILTSWIAPRGVVAVAVSGLFGAALADAGIADANRMVAFTFAVVVATIVLHGFTLGPLSALLKLKSTEKPGLLIVGGARWTIDLASKLKSLEVPVMIADPNWNHIAEARLADIPVFYGDILSEAAHHDIDPNQFSTLAAVTDNDAYNALVCTDFGPELGRAHVFQLGRGEEKPDRASLNFTLGGRPLTEEPLTFRDLRDRHWRGWTFQATKLTDTFDYDAYLASRPDEVVVLLWVKPSGTIVFASGATGTPSSGDRIVSFSPEKDRRGRQEDAAPDREAAADEDRTPG
- a CDS encoding ABC transporter ATP-binding protein, whose protein sequence is MALLEIENLTVDFETAMGRLRAVDGVSLAVDEGEILGIVGESGSGKSVSMLAAMGLLPWTATVTADRLAFAGRDLLTMSARDRRQIVGRDLAMIFQEPMTSLNPCFTVGFQLTEALKAHTGLKRAERRDRAVELLRLVGIPKPEGRLSSFPHQLSGGMNQRVMIAMAISCNPKLLIADEPTTALDVTIQAQILELLVRLQRETGMAMVLITHDMGVVAETAERVNVQYAGQKVEEQTVEGLFADPHHPYTAALLAALPERAHARHLPSIPGVVPGLIDRPRGCLFSPRCRFATAHCRDVAPVEAAAAMGRALCHYPLKNGEPQGHPGPVPAGEARA
- a CDS encoding peptide ABC transporter ATP-binding protein → MTGSADAVLRADGLTRDYEVSRGAFHKPAFLKAVAGTSFTLSRGRTLAVVGESGCGKSTLARMVTMIEPPSSGRLEIAGLDVASADAEARRTLRTKVQIVFQNPYGSLNPRQRIGAALEEPLLVNTRLPGRERRERAQAMMEQVGLRPEHYDRYPHMFSGGQRQRIAIARALMLDPEILVLDEPVSALDVSIQAQVLNILVDLQETLGLAYMFISHDLSVVRHIADELMVMYLGRPVEQGPREEIFSEPRHPYTQALLSATPVAEPGHSRQRIVLRGELPSPIDPPPGCAFHPRCPLAFDRCRVERPELKPARGVHAACHAVEEALAAGRPIPKATGAGAEAETS